The Streptococcus pantholopis genome has a segment encoding these proteins:
- a CDS encoding M1 family metallopeptidase: METVEHFVEKFIPENYNIFLDISRKERIFSGNVAISGEALDNTISFHQKDLAITAILLDNAPLVFEMDQANEAVHVQLPETGSMTLVLEFSGRITDNMTGMYPSYYTIDGLQKEIISTQFESHFAREVFPSIDEPEAKATFNLSLKFDQEAGEVAIANMPEINVDLRQETGLWTFETTPRMSSYLLAFALGDLQRATAKTQRGTEVGVFATKVHSAQSLTFALDFAVRLIEFYEDYYGISYPLPQSYHLALPDFSAGAMENWGLVTYREIYLLVDENSTVKSRQNVALVIAHELAHQWFGNLVTMKWWDDLWLNESFANMMEYVAIDALEPTWNIFEDFQTTGVPLALKRDATDGVQSVHVEVHHPDEINTLFDPAIVYAKGSRLMHMLRRWLGDEQFAAGLNSYFDRHQYSNTVGRDLWEALAETSGRDVAGFMDAWLEQPGYPLLTAEVIDDSLVLSQKQFFIGQHQDKGRIWPIPLNSNWQGLPDTLTEERIEIPHFKALAAQNEGALRFNTGNTAHYLTNYKGGLLTDLVEQLTTLETHTKLQLIQERRLLAESGEVSYAELIPLLTQLTDERSYLVASAIDQVLSGLEQFIDEGSQTENDFKTLIEKIAWQNYVRLGFEPKETDTDEDELVRQLTVSQILRADNPDAVAKAKDIFAAHSDKLETIPASIRLSVLINQMKTAETQDLADSYLQAYRQTNDGHFKHQLAVALSYTKSQATVERILSELKNKNLVKPQDLAISWYNPFLNKDYTQEPFWVWARENWDWIKMALGGDMSFDKFVIYPANHFKTQERLEEYRSFFEPQLGDLSISRNISLGIKEISARIALIEKERFAVEQAIQETH; this comes from the coding sequence ATGGAAACAGTAGAACACTTTGTTGAAAAGTTTATCCCTGAAAATTATAATATTTTTCTAGATATTAGCCGCAAAGAAAGAATTTTCTCAGGAAATGTTGCTATCAGCGGAGAAGCCTTAGATAACACGATCTCTTTTCACCAAAAGGATTTGGCAATTACAGCTATTCTGCTTGATAATGCGCCCTTGGTATTTGAAATGGATCAGGCAAACGAAGCGGTGCATGTTCAGCTTCCGGAAACCGGCAGTATGACCTTGGTACTTGAGTTTTCGGGCCGGATCACAGACAATATGACTGGTATGTACCCGTCTTATTATACCATTGACGGTCTTCAAAAAGAGATTATCTCTACCCAGTTTGAAAGCCATTTTGCCCGTGAGGTTTTTCCGAGCATTGATGAACCGGAAGCAAAAGCAACTTTTAATCTGAGTCTCAAGTTTGATCAGGAAGCAGGAGAAGTGGCGATTGCCAACATGCCGGAAATCAATGTTGATCTTCGACAGGAAACGGGTTTGTGGACTTTTGAGACAACCCCTCGAATGTCCTCCTATTTATTAGCTTTTGCTCTGGGGGATTTGCAGAGAGCTACAGCTAAAACGCAAAGAGGGACAGAAGTTGGAGTCTTTGCTACAAAAGTGCATTCGGCTCAATCCTTGACTTTTGCTCTTGATTTTGCCGTTCGGCTTATTGAGTTTTACGAAGATTACTACGGTATATCTTATCCTCTGCCGCAGTCCTATCACCTTGCCTTGCCTGATTTCTCGGCCGGTGCTATGGAAAACTGGGGCTTGGTGACTTATCGTGAAATTTACCTTTTAGTTGATGAGAATTCAACTGTTAAAAGCCGGCAGAATGTTGCCTTAGTCATTGCTCATGAGCTGGCTCATCAATGGTTTGGCAATCTTGTTACAATGAAGTGGTGGGATGACTTATGGCTTAACGAAAGTTTTGCCAACATGATGGAATACGTCGCTATTGACGCTCTTGAACCCACTTGGAATATTTTTGAAGATTTTCAAACAACAGGTGTGCCGCTTGCTTTAAAACGCGATGCCACAGATGGTGTTCAGTCTGTCCATGTTGAAGTTCATCATCCGGACGAGATTAACACGCTCTTTGATCCTGCTATTGTTTATGCCAAAGGAAGCCGTCTGATGCACATGCTTCGGCGCTGGCTGGGAGATGAGCAGTTTGCGGCTGGACTGAACAGCTATTTTGACAGACATCAGTACAGCAATACAGTCGGACGCGATTTATGGGAAGCTCTGGCAGAAACATCAGGCAGAGATGTTGCCGGTTTTATGGATGCTTGGCTGGAGCAGCCTGGCTACCCGTTACTTACTGCTGAGGTGATTGATGACAGTCTGGTTCTTTCACAAAAGCAATTTTTTATCGGCCAACATCAGGACAAAGGTCGTATTTGGCCGATACCGCTCAACAGCAATTGGCAAGGGCTGCCCGATACCTTAACCGAAGAAAGAATTGAAATTCCTCATTTTAAAGCTTTAGCAGCACAAAACGAGGGGGCTTTGCGATTTAATACAGGAAATACAGCCCATTACCTGACGAATTACAAGGGAGGGCTGCTTACAGATCTTGTAGAGCAATTAACTACATTAGAAACCCACACTAAGCTGCAGCTCATTCAGGAAAGACGGCTTCTGGCAGAAAGCGGTGAGGTATCTTATGCTGAGCTTATCCCGCTTTTGACTCAGCTAACTGACGAAAGATCCTATCTTGTTGCTTCTGCAATTGATCAGGTGCTGTCTGGATTAGAGCAGTTTATTGATGAAGGCAGCCAGACTGAAAATGATTTTAAGACCTTGATTGAAAAAATTGCCTGGCAGAATTATGTCCGTCTCGGTTTTGAACCAAAAGAAACAGATACTGACGAAGATGAGCTGGTACGCCAGCTGACAGTCTCACAGATTCTTCGCGCTGATAATCCTGATGCTGTCGCTAAGGCTAAGGATATCTTTGCCGCTCATAGCGATAAACTTGAAACCATTCCGGCTTCCATTCGTTTATCCGTTTTGATCAATCAGATGAAGACGGCCGAAACACAGGATTTGGCAGACAGCTATCTGCAAGCCTATAGACAGACTAATGATGGTCATTTCAAGCATCAGCTGGCAGTTGCGCTCTCTTATACAAAATCGCAGGCAACTGTTGAGAGAATTTTATCTGAATTAAAGAATAAAAATCTTGTAAAACCCCAGGACTTGGCCATAAGCTGGTATAATCCTTTCCTGAATAAAGACTATACGCAAGAACCATTTTGGGTATGGGCCAGAGAAAACTGGGATTGGATTAAGATGGCTCTGGGTGGTGATATGAGCTTTGATAAGTTTGTTATCTATCCGGCCAACCACTTTAAAACACAGGAACGTTTGGAAGAATACCGCAGTTTCTTTGAACCGCAGCTGGGGGATTTGTCCATCAGCCGCAATATCAGCCTGGGAATTAAAGAAATCTCCGCACGGATAGCCTTGATTGAAAAGGAAAGGTTTGCAGTCGAACAAGCTATTCAGGAAACGCATTGA
- a CDS encoding response regulator transcription factor — MIKILLVEDDLGLSNSVFDFLDDFADVMQVFDGEEGIYEAESGVYDLILLDLMLPEKNGFQVLKELREKGVATPVLIMTAKEGLDDKGHGFELGADDYLTKPFYLEELKMRIQALLKRSGKFNEKVLSYAELSVDTSTNTTLVKGEEVELLGKEFDLLVYFLQNKNVILPKSQIFDRIWGFDSDTTISVVEVYVSKIRKKLKGTTFAKNLQTLRSVGYILKNAE, encoded by the coding sequence ATGATTAAGATATTGCTTGTTGAAGATGATTTGGGCCTGTCTAATTCAGTGTTTGATTTTTTAGACGATTTTGCTGATGTTATGCAGGTTTTTGATGGTGAAGAAGGGATCTATGAAGCTGAGAGCGGGGTTTATGATCTTATTTTATTAGATTTGATGCTGCCGGAAAAAAACGGTTTTCAAGTTTTAAAAGAGCTGCGGGAAAAAGGAGTAGCAACACCGGTTCTTATTATGACTGCTAAAGAGGGGCTTGATGACAAGGGACATGGTTTTGAACTAGGTGCAGATGACTATCTGACAAAACCTTTTTACCTTGAAGAGCTAAAAATGCGCATCCAGGCTTTATTAAAACGTTCCGGGAAGTTCAATGAAAAGGTCCTTTCCTATGCTGAACTGTCAGTTGATACCTCAACTAACACCACTCTAGTCAAGGGAGAAGAGGTTGAACTGCTGGGCAAGGAGTTTGATTTATTGGTCTATTTTTTGCAGAATAAGAATGTTATTCTGCCGAAGTCACAGATTTTTGACCGAATTTGGGGATTTGACAGTGATACAACGATTTCAGTTGTAGAGGTGTATGTTTCAAAAATCCGTAAAAAGTTAAAGGGAACAACTTTTGCTAAAAATCTACAAACATTGCGCAGTGTGGGGTATATACTGAAAAATGCTGAGTAA
- the pstB gene encoding phosphate ABC transporter ATP-binding protein PstB — protein MTEPILKINDLSVYYNEKKALKNVSLDFYPNEITSLIGPSGSGKSTLLRAINRMGDLNPEVTLTGSIEYNGHNIYSPRTDTVELRKEIGMVFQQPNPFPMTIYENVVYGLRLKGVKNKQTLDEAVESSLQGASIWDEVKDRLHDSALSLSGGQQQRVCIARVLATSAKVILMDEPTSALDPISAGKIEDTLYGLKDKYTMIVVTRSMQQASRISNRTGFFLSGDLIEYGDTKEMFLNPQKQETEDYITGKFG, from the coding sequence ATGACAGAACCAATTTTAAAAATCAATGATTTGTCTGTTTATTATAATGAAAAAAAGGCTTTAAAAAACGTTTCGCTGGATTTCTATCCTAATGAAATTACTTCTCTCATAGGGCCTTCAGGTTCAGGAAAATCAACTCTTTTACGCGCAATTAACAGAATGGGCGATCTCAATCCTGAGGTCACCCTGACAGGGTCAATCGAATATAACGGCCACAATATTTACAGTCCGAGAACAGATACTGTAGAGCTGCGCAAAGAAATCGGCATGGTCTTTCAGCAGCCAAATCCCTTCCCTATGACCATCTATGAAAATGTTGTTTACGGTTTGCGGTTAAAAGGTGTAAAAAATAAGCAGACATTGGATGAAGCTGTTGAGAGCTCTCTGCAAGGTGCTTCAATATGGGACGAGGTAAAAGACAGGCTTCATGATTCAGCTCTGAGCTTATCAGGAGGCCAGCAGCAGCGGGTCTGTATCGCCAGAGTTTTAGCGACCAGTGCAAAGGTTATCCTTATGGATGAGCCGACATCGGCTCTGGATCCGATTTCGGCGGGAAAGATAGAGGATACGCTTTACGGCCTTAAGGATAAATATACAATGATTGTTGTTACCCGTTCCATGCAGCAGGCTTCACGCATTTCTAACCGTACCGGATTTTTCCTTTCGGGCGATTTAATCGAATACGGTGACACTAAGGAAATGTTCCTGAATCCGCAAAAACAGGAAACAGAAGACTATATTACAGGAAAATTTGGATAG
- the pstB gene encoding phosphate ABC transporter ATP-binding protein PstB, translating to MTEYNWNEKHIITFSQDKIALETKNLHVYYGNNESIKGIDMQFEKNKITALIGPSGSGKSTYLRSLNRMNDTIDIARVTGEVLYEGIDVNRPEINVYEMRKHIGMVFQRPNPFAKSVYKNITFAHERAGVKDKHVLDEIVETSLKQAALWDQVKDDLHKSALMLSGGQQQRLCIARAISVKPDILLMDEPASALDPIATVQLEETMFELRKDYTIIIVTHNMQQAARASDYTAFFYLGDLIEYDKTNDVFQNAKLRSTSDYVSGHFG from the coding sequence GTGACTGAATATAATTGGAATGAAAAGCACATTATCACTTTTTCTCAGGATAAAATTGCTTTAGAAACAAAAAATCTGCATGTTTACTACGGTAATAATGAGTCGATTAAAGGTATAGACATGCAATTTGAAAAAAATAAAATTACAGCTCTCATCGGACCTTCAGGTTCAGGGAAATCAACCTATCTGCGCAGTCTTAACCGCATGAATGATACGATCGATATTGCTCGGGTGACAGGTGAGGTACTTTATGAAGGGATTGATGTCAACCGGCCTGAAATCAATGTTTACGAGATGCGCAAGCATATCGGTATGGTCTTTCAGCGTCCCAATCCTTTTGCCAAATCAGTCTATAAAAATATCACGTTTGCGCATGAACGTGCTGGCGTTAAAGATAAACATGTTTTAGACGAAATTGTTGAAACGTCATTAAAGCAGGCAGCGCTTTGGGATCAGGTTAAGGATGATTTACATAAATCGGCCCTGATGCTTTCTGGCGGTCAACAGCAGCGCCTCTGCATTGCCCGTGCTATTTCTGTTAAACCTGATATTCTTCTTATGGACGAGCCGGCTTCAGCTCTGGATCCTATTGCTACTGTGCAGCTGGAAGAAACAATGTTTGAACTGAGGAAAGACTATACCATCATCATTGTGACGCATAATATGCAGCAAGCAGCCCGTGCCAGTGATTATACAGCCTTCTTTTATCTGGGAGACTTAATTGAATACGACAAAACCAATGATGTCTTCCAAAATGCTAAATTACGTTCTACCAGCGATTATGTTTCCGGACACTTTGGATAG
- the rpsT gene encoding 30S ribosomal protein S20: MEVKPLANIKSAIKRAELNVKQNKRNTAQKSAMRTAIKAFEANPTEELYRAASSSIDKAKSKGLIHKNKASRDKARLARRLAN; encoded by the coding sequence TTGGAGGTGAAACCATTGGCAAATATCAAATCAGCTATCAAACGTGCTGAGCTGAACGTCAAGCAAAATAAGAGAAATACTGCTCAAAAATCAGCAATGCGTACAGCCATCAAAGCGTTTGAAGCTAATCCGACTGAAGAACTTTATCGTGCGGCTTCTTCAAGCATTGATAAAGCTAAGTCAAAGGGCTTGATTCATAAAAATAAAGCCAGCCGTGATAAAGCACGTCTTGCCCGCAGACTGGCTAATTAA
- the phoU gene encoding phosphate signaling complex protein PhoU, which produces MLRTKFDEELEKLHNQFYSMGIEVSGQINKTVRAFVSHDRELAKEIIEEDDIINELETKLERKSLEIIALQQPVSHDLRTVITVLKASSDIERMGDHASSIAKATIRMKGEERITVVEEKINEMGKAVKRMVEEALNAYIQGDDKKAYEIAASDEIIDNHFIDIQNLAVEEIRKSPDVVFAGKEYFQVLMYLERIGDYARNICEWIVYLKTGKIVEL; this is translated from the coding sequence ATGTTAAGAACAAAGTTTGATGAAGAACTGGAAAAACTGCACAATCAATTTTATTCCATGGGGATAGAGGTTTCCGGACAGATTAATAAAACTGTCCGGGCTTTTGTCAGCCATGATCGTGAATTGGCTAAAGAGATTATCGAAGAAGATGATATTATTAATGAACTGGAGACAAAACTAGAAAGAAAATCACTGGAAATTATTGCCTTGCAGCAGCCGGTTTCCCATGATTTGAGAACAGTTATCACTGTTTTAAAAGCCTCCAGTGATATTGAGCGTATGGGAGACCATGCTTCCTCTATTGCTAAAGCAACCATCCGGATGAAGGGTGAGGAAAGAATCACGGTTGTTGAAGAGAAAATCAATGAGATGGGCAAAGCTGTTAAACGCATGGTAGAAGAAGCTTTGAACGCTTATATTCAAGGTGATGACAAAAAGGCTTATGAAATCGCTGCTTCCGATGAAATTATTGACAATCATTTTATTGATATCCAAAATTTAGCGGTGGAAGAAATCCGCAAATCGCCCGATGTTGTGTTTGCCGGCAAAGAATATTTTCAGGTTTTGATGTATCTGGAACGTATTGGTGATTATGCCCGCAATATCTGTGAATGGATTGTTTATCTGAAAACCGGCAAAATCGTTGAATTATGA
- the pstA gene encoding phosphate ABC transporter permease PstA encodes MHAKKIDKLATGVLYTIAAIIVIILTSLLLYILVRGLPNVNWQFLTGRSSSYEAGGGIGIQLYNSFFLLVVTLIISVPLSMGAGIYLAEYAKKGPVINFIRTCIEILSSLPSVVVGLFGYLIFVVQFGYGFSIISGALALTVFNLPMMTRNVEDSLRTVHHTQREAGLALGISRWETVLHVVVPEALPGIVTGIVLASGRIFGEAAALIYTAGQSAPALDWSNWNPLSITSPISIFRQSETLAVHIWKVNSEGTIPDATQVSEGSAAVLLVFILLFNLSARFIGRKLHEKLTSAS; translated from the coding sequence ATGCACGCTAAAAAAATCGACAAATTAGCTACAGGGGTTCTCTATACAATCGCTGCTATTATTGTTATTATCCTTACTTCCTTATTGCTTTATATTCTTGTTCGGGGCTTACCCAATGTCAACTGGCAGTTTTTAACAGGCCGTTCCTCTTCTTATGAAGCCGGCGGCGGCATTGGCATTCAGCTCTATAATTCTTTCTTTCTGCTGGTGGTGACACTTATCATCTCAGTGCCGCTGTCGATGGGAGCCGGGATTTATTTGGCAGAGTACGCTAAAAAAGGACCGGTAATAAATTTTATCAGGACTTGTATTGAGATACTATCTTCACTGCCTTCGGTTGTTGTCGGGCTTTTCGGCTATCTGATTTTTGTCGTTCAATTTGGTTATGGTTTTTCAATTATTTCCGGAGCTCTCGCTTTAACTGTTTTTAATCTTCCGATGATGACACGAAATGTTGAAGACAGCCTGCGGACTGTGCACCACACTCAGCGGGAAGCCGGTCTTGCTTTAGGAATTTCGCGGTGGGAGACCGTGCTTCATGTGGTTGTGCCAGAAGCACTTCCGGGAATTGTTACAGGAATTGTCCTTGCTTCAGGCCGTATTTTCGGTGAGGCTGCTGCGCTGATTTACACTGCCGGTCAGTCTGCACCTGCTTTGGACTGGTCTAATTGGAATCCCCTCAGTATCACCAGTCCGATTTCCATTTTCCGCCAGTCAGAGACCTTGGCTGTCCATATTTGGAAGGTCAACAGTGAGGGGACGATTCCTGATGCTACTCAGGTCTCAGAAGGTAGCGCCGCAGTTTTGCTGGTCTTTATTTTACTTTTCAATCTCTCGGCCCGATTCATCGGCAGAAAGCTTCATGAAAAGTTAACCTCAGCTTCTTAA
- a CDS encoding sensor histidine kinase: MLSKLRRKVRSGDFSFFIHFFSVFTGIFLVMTVIILQVMRVGVYSSVDSNLQGAVANADAYVSMTMSRTLLDELEEAFADDSPSSENPSSEKNSSKSDFKLKPGTEMAANTSYIVYDSDGSILNNLNTFSGLQTLKLDSDKLGQVKEVAIENYSGHNEKYHLITVAVSSIDYPEAAYLTIAINTTQLGDANSRYIKIIVVVMVIFWIISVLASVYLAKWSRKPILENYEKQKAFVENASHELRTPLAVLQNRLESLFRKPESTILENSENIASSLDEVRSMRLLTTNLLNLARRDDGLTPEIQELAPAFFDDLFDNYSLIAEENQKDFTGINELTKAVKSDKPLLRQLLTILFDNAIKYTGQDGKIVLTVKQSPDKHLLIQIADNGPGISDDDKTKIFDRFYRVDKARTRQSGGFGLGLSLAKQIVDALKGTITVKDNPPQGTVFEVKL; the protein is encoded by the coding sequence ATGCTGAGTAAATTAAGAAGGAAAGTAAGGTCCGGGGATTTTTCTTTCTTTATTCATTTCTTTTCTGTATTTACAGGGATCTTTCTGGTAATGACTGTTATCATCTTACAGGTTATGCGTGTGGGCGTTTATTCTTCTGTGGACAGCAATTTGCAGGGCGCAGTGGCTAATGCAGATGCCTATGTGTCGATGACGATGTCACGGACCCTCTTAGACGAACTGGAGGAGGCTTTTGCGGATGATTCCCCTTCCTCAGAAAATCCTTCTTCGGAGAAAAACAGCAGCAAGAGCGATTTTAAACTGAAACCTGGAACGGAAATGGCTGCCAATACAAGCTATATTGTTTATGACAGTGACGGTTCTATTTTAAACAACCTCAATACATTTTCCGGCCTGCAGACTTTAAAACTCGACAGCGATAAGCTGGGGCAGGTGAAAGAGGTAGCAATTGAAAATTATTCTGGACATAATGAAAAATACCATCTTATCACAGTAGCTGTATCCAGCATAGACTATCCTGAAGCAGCTTATCTTACAATAGCCATTAATACGACGCAGCTGGGAGATGCCAACTCACGCTATATCAAAATTATTGTTGTTGTCATGGTCATTTTTTGGATTATTTCTGTTTTAGCCAGTGTGTATCTGGCTAAATGGAGCCGCAAGCCGATTTTAGAAAATTATGAGAAGCAAAAAGCTTTTGTTGAAAACGCCAGCCATGAACTGCGAACCCCGCTTGCTGTCCTGCAGAACCGTTTAGAAAGTTTGTTTAGGAAACCTGAATCGACCATTCTTGAAAACAGTGAGAACATCGCTTCAAGCCTTGACGAAGTTCGCAGCATGCGGCTTTTAACGACTAATCTCCTGAATTTAGCACGCAGAGATGATGGGCTGACTCCTGAAATTCAAGAATTAGCCCCTGCTTTTTTCGATGATCTTTTTGATAATTACAGTTTAATCGCTGAGGAAAATCAAAAAGACTTTACCGGTATCAATGAATTAACCAAGGCAGTAAAATCAGATAAACCTCTTTTGAGGCAGCTTCTGACCATTTTATTTGATAATGCAATTAAGTATACTGGTCAAGACGGCAAAATTGTTCTTACCGTAAAACAGAGCCCTGATAAGCACTTGCTGATTCAGATTGCTGATAACGGTCCGGGAATTAGTGATGACGATAAAACGAAAATTTTCGACCGGTTTTACCGTGTAGATAAGGCAAGAACACGGCAAAGCGGCGGTTTTGGCCTGGGGCTCTCTTTAGCTAAACAGATTGTTGATGCACTTAAAGGGACAATTACAGTAAAAGACAATCCGCCGCAGGGTACTGTTTTTGAAGTCAAATTATAA